In a genomic window of Mycolicibacillus parakoreensis:
- a CDS encoding winged helix-turn-helix domain-containing protein has product MTLTAAQARRIAVRAQGFGRPAPRGPLTRAHLRRLLDRIQLLQLDSVSVAVRAHYAPVFSRLGPYDRALLDRAAWGPTPRLLVEYWAHEAALMAVEDWPLLRWRMRRYPHGRWGRHVVRANPGLVEAVLAAVAELGPATAGQIEAHLAAQARVRARTTGGSWGARSDTKWVAEALFSSGRLTTATRVGFARHYDLVDNVLPADVLARDVEEPDAIRALLRRSAAALGVATAADLRDYFRLSGAQVGPALADLVAAGELEACAVDGWDAPAYLRAGSAVPRRDTGTALLCPFDPLIFFRPRVARLFGFHYRLEIYTPASRRRYGYYVWPLLLDGELVARVDLKADRARGVLQVIGAFTEPGRDRCRVAAALADELTTMASWLGLDDVAVGSRGDLVGPLRTALPAV; this is encoded by the coding sequence ATCACGCTGACCGCGGCGCAGGCGCGGCGCATCGCCGTGCGCGCCCAGGGGTTCGGCCGCCCCGCCCCGCGGGGCCCGCTGACCCGGGCGCATCTGCGTCGGCTGCTCGACCGGATCCAGCTGCTGCAGCTCGATTCGGTGTCGGTGGCGGTGCGCGCCCACTACGCGCCGGTCTTCTCCCGGCTCGGCCCCTACGACCGGGCGCTGCTCGACCGCGCGGCCTGGGGCCCGACGCCGCGGCTGCTGGTGGAGTACTGGGCACACGAGGCCGCGCTGATGGCCGTCGAGGATTGGCCACTGCTGCGCTGGCGGATGCGTCGCTACCCGCACGGCCGGTGGGGCCGCCACGTGGTGCGGGCCAACCCGGGCCTGGTCGAGGCGGTGCTGGCGGCGGTCGCCGAACTGGGCCCGGCCACCGCCGGGCAGATCGAGGCGCACCTGGCCGCCCAGGCGCGGGTCCGGGCCCGCACCACCGGCGGCTCCTGGGGTGCCCGCAGCGACACCAAATGGGTGGCCGAGGCGCTGTTCTCCTCCGGGCGGCTGACCACCGCCACCCGCGTGGGATTCGCCCGCCACTACGACCTGGTGGACAACGTGCTGCCCGCCGACGTCCTGGCCCGCGACGTCGAGGAGCCCGACGCGATCCGGGCGTTGCTGCGCCGCTCGGCGGCGGCGCTGGGTGTGGCCACCGCCGCCGACCTGCGCGACTACTTCCGGCTGTCGGGCGCCCAGGTCGGCCCGGCGCTGGCCGACCTGGTGGCCGCCGGGGAGCTCGAAGCGTGCGCCGTCGACGGCTGGGACGCCCCGGCGTACCTGCGGGCCGGCTCGGCGGTGCCGCGCCGCGACACCGGCACCGCGCTGCTCTGCCCGTTCGATCCGCTGATCTTCTTCCGGCCCCGGGTGGCCCGGCTGTTCGGCTTCCACTACCGCCTGGAGATCTACACCCCGGCGTCGCGGCGCCGCTACGGCTACTACGTGTGGCCGTTGCTGCTCGACGGCGAGCTGGTGGCCCGCGTCGACCTCAAGGCCGACCGGGCGCGCGGGGTGCTGCAGGTGATCGGGGCGTTCACCGAACCGGGACGGGACCGCTGCCGGGTGGCCGCCGCGCTGGCCGATGAGCTGACCACGATGGCGTCCTGGTTGGGGCTCGACGACGTTGCGGTGGGCAGCCGCGGTGACCTGGTGGGCCCGCTGCGCACGGCGCTGCCGGCGGTCTGA
- a CDS encoding dihydrofolate reductase yields the protein MGLIWAQSRTGVIGRDGTIPWQLPEDLAHFRALTTGCTVVMGRRTWESLPEAVRPLPKRRNIVITRNAGYTAAGAQVVGDLESVITEPDSWVIGGADIYALALPRATRCEVTEVDAAITAEPGDVLAPVLDASWRAQAGGWQTSRTGLRYRFVSYRRA from the coding sequence ATGGGACTGATCTGGGCGCAGTCGCGCACCGGGGTGATCGGGCGCGACGGAACCATCCCGTGGCAGCTGCCCGAGGACCTGGCGCATTTCCGCGCGTTGACCACCGGGTGCACCGTGGTGATGGGTCGGCGCACCTGGGAGTCGTTGCCGGAGGCGGTGCGCCCGCTGCCCAAGCGGCGCAACATCGTCATCACCCGCAACGCCGGCTACACCGCCGCGGGCGCGCAGGTGGTGGGCGACCTCGAGTCGGTGATCACCGAACCGGACAGCTGGGTGATCGGGGGAGCCGACATCTACGCGCTGGCGCTGCCGCGCGCGACCCGCTGCGAGGTCACCGAGGTCGACGCCGCCATCACCGCCGAACCCGGTGACGTGCTGGCGCCGGTGCTCGACGCGTCCTGGCGGGCGCAGGCGGGCGGCTGGCAGACCAGCCGCACCGGGTTGCGATACCGGTTCGTGAGCTACCGGCGCGCGTGA
- a CDS encoding thymidylate synthase, whose protein sequence is MPIATPYEDLLARVLEQGTPKADRTGTGTRSLFGHQLRYDLAAGFPLITTKKVHTKSVIYELLWFLRGDSNVGWLHEHGVSIWDEWASPSGDLGPIYGVQWRSWPTPTGEHLDQIERAVQLLRTDPDSRRILVSAWNVADLDKMALAPCHALFQFYVADGRLSCQLYQRSADLFLGVPFNIASYALLTHMMAAQADLAVGEFVWTGGDCHIYNNHVEQVREQLRRDPRPYPRLRLAPRESIFDYTFDDVTIADYHPHPAIKAPVAV, encoded by the coding sequence GTGCCGATTGCTACCCCGTACGAGGATCTGCTGGCCCGGGTACTCGAGCAGGGAACCCCCAAAGCCGACCGCACCGGTACCGGGACCCGCAGCCTGTTCGGTCACCAACTGCGCTACGACCTGGCGGCCGGGTTCCCGCTGATCACCACGAAGAAGGTGCACACCAAATCGGTGATCTATGAGCTGCTGTGGTTCCTGCGCGGTGACTCCAACGTCGGCTGGCTGCACGAGCACGGGGTGAGCATCTGGGACGAATGGGCTTCGCCGAGCGGGGATCTGGGCCCGATCTACGGGGTGCAGTGGCGGTCGTGGCCCACCCCGACCGGCGAGCACCTCGACCAGATCGAGCGGGCGGTCCAGCTGCTGCGCACCGACCCGGATTCGCGGCGCATCCTCGTCTCGGCGTGGAACGTCGCCGACCTGGACAAGATGGCGCTGGCGCCGTGCCATGCGCTGTTCCAGTTCTATGTGGCCGACGGCAGGCTCAGCTGCCAGCTCTACCAGCGCAGCGCCGATCTGTTTCTGGGCGTGCCGTTCAACATCGCCAGCTACGCGCTGCTGACCCACATGATGGCCGCGCAGGCCGATCTGGCCGTCGGGGAGTTCGTGTGGACCGGCGGGGACTGCCACATCTACAACAACCACGTCGAGCAGGTCCGCGAACAGCTGCGCCGGGATCCCCGCCCGTACCCGCGGCTGCGGCTGGCGCCGCGGGAGTCGATCTTCGACTACACCTTCGACGACGTCACCATCGCCGACTACCACCCGCATCCGGCGATCAAGGCTCCCGTCGCGGTATGA
- a CDS encoding dienelactone hydrolase family protein codes for MPILADTLATADGSCRLTLAVPDGTGPWPAAVMYPDAGGARETFTAMAAELAGSGYVVLVPDVYYRHPGWAPFAMDTAFTDPAERTRIFALMRSVTPQRMAADAAAFFDYLAARPEVAGDSFGVCGYCMGGRTAMVVAGRLGDRVAAAASFHGGGLVTDAADSPHRAAADIRAAVYVAGAQDDATFTAAQARRLDEALSAAGVEHTVEIYPAAHGFAVPDNPTYHPQAAERHWTALREFFAARLTG; via the coding sequence ATGCCGATCCTCGCCGACACCCTCGCCACCGCCGACGGCTCCTGCCGGCTCACCCTGGCCGTCCCGGACGGCACCGGCCCGTGGCCCGCCGCGGTGATGTACCCCGACGCCGGCGGGGCGCGGGAGACGTTCACGGCGATGGCCGCGGAGCTGGCCGGGTCCGGCTACGTGGTGCTGGTGCCCGACGTGTATTACCGCCATCCCGGCTGGGCGCCGTTCGCGATGGACACCGCGTTCACCGACCCGGCCGAGCGGACCCGGATCTTTGCGTTGATGCGCTCGGTGACCCCGCAGCGCATGGCCGCCGACGCCGCGGCGTTCTTCGACTATCTGGCCGCGCGCCCGGAGGTCGCCGGGGACTCCTTCGGGGTGTGCGGCTACTGCATGGGCGGGCGCACCGCGATGGTGGTGGCCGGACGGCTCGGTGACCGGGTCGCCGCGGCGGCCTCGTTCCACGGCGGCGGGCTGGTCACCGACGCCGCGGACAGTCCCCACCGGGCCGCAGCCGACATCCGTGCGGCGGTGTATGTCGCCGGGGCGCAGGACGACGCCACCTTCACCGCCGCGCAGGCGCGCCGGCTCGACGAGGCGCTCAGCGCCGCCGGGGTGGAACACACCGTCGAGATCTACCCGGCCGCCCACGGGTTCGCCGTCCCCGACAACCCGACGTATCACCCGCAGGCCGCCGAGCGGCACTGGACGGCGCTGCGCGAGTTCTTCGCCGCCCGGCTCACCGGATAG
- a CDS encoding flavodoxin family protein: MSATLLIIHHTPSPFCQAMFEAVLAGATDPEIDGVEVVRRPALSVSASDMLDADGYLLGSPANLGYISGALKHAFDTTYYQILDTTRGRPFGLYLHGNEGTEGAERAVDTITTGLGWTKAAEYVAVSGKPSKEELEACWELGGTVAAGLMG; the protein is encoded by the coding sequence ATGAGTGCAACGCTGCTGATCATCCACCACACCCCGTCGCCGTTCTGCCAGGCGATGTTCGAGGCGGTGCTCGCCGGGGCCACCGACCCGGAGATCGACGGTGTGGAAGTGGTGCGCCGCCCCGCCCTGTCGGTGTCGGCGTCGGACATGCTCGACGCCGACGGCTATCTGCTCGGCAGCCCCGCCAACCTGGGCTACATCTCCGGGGCCCTCAAACACGCCTTCGACACCACCTACTACCAGATCCTGGACACCACGCGGGGCCGGCCGTTCGGGCTGTACCTGCACGGCAACGAGGGCACCGAGGGTGCCGAGCGCGCCGTCGACACGATCACCACCGGGCTGGGCTGGACCAAGGCCGCCGAATATGTGGCGGTGTCGGGTAAACCCAGCAAGGAGGAGCTCGAGGCGTGCTGGGAACTCGGCGGCACCGTGGCCGCCGGACTCATGGGATGA
- the dapB gene encoding 4-hydroxy-tetrahydrodipicolinate reductase — protein MRVGVLGAKGKVGTTMVTAVREAADLTLSAEIDAGDPVGRLTETATEVVIDFTHPDVVMDNLKFLIDNGIHAVVGTTGFSEQRLEQVRAWLADSPQTAALIAPNFAIGAVLCMHFARQAARHFESVEVVEYHHPHKADAPSGTATRTAEVIAEARAGMAANPDATSTALPGARGADVNGVPVHAVRMTGMVAHQEVLFGTTGETLSIRHDSYDRTSFVPGVLLGVRGVAARPGLTLGIEPLLDLQ, from the coding sequence ATGCGCGTCGGTGTACTGGGAGCGAAAGGCAAAGTCGGCACCACCATGGTCACCGCGGTGCGTGAGGCCGCCGATCTGACCCTGTCGGCCGAGATCGACGCCGGCGACCCGGTGGGCCGGCTCACCGAGACCGCCACCGAGGTGGTCATCGACTTCACCCACCCCGACGTGGTGATGGACAACCTGAAGTTCCTCATCGACAACGGCATTCACGCCGTGGTGGGCACCACCGGGTTCTCCGAGCAGCGGCTCGAACAGGTCCGCGCCTGGCTCGCGGACTCACCGCAGACGGCGGCGTTGATCGCGCCGAACTTCGCGATCGGCGCGGTGCTGTGCATGCACTTCGCCCGGCAGGCCGCCCGGCATTTCGAATCGGTGGAGGTCGTCGAGTACCACCACCCGCACAAGGCCGACGCCCCGTCGGGTACGGCCACCCGCACCGCCGAGGTGATCGCCGAGGCACGCGCCGGCATGGCGGCCAACCCGGACGCCACGAGCACCGCGCTTCCCGGGGCGCGCGGCGCCGACGTCAACGGCGTGCCGGTGCACGCGGTCCGGATGACCGGCATGGTCGCCCACCAGGAGGTGCTGTTCGGCACCACGGGGGAGACACTGAGCATTCGGCACGACAGCTACGATCGCACCTCCTTTGTGCCCGGGGTGTTGTTGGGCGTGCGCGGTGTCGCGGCGCGCCCGGGGCTCACCCTGGGCATCGAACCGCTGCTCGATCTGCAATGA
- a CDS encoding PDR/VanB family oxidoreductase, translated as MSQPLWDSRPSDLYGRRKRDRLYTALSGLGALFAGVTAVSRWDPAKVTPVPRTRTAVVTRREMLAPDVVALTVADPDGALLPAWTPGGHIDVRLPSGRRRQYSLCGEPGRRLDYRIAVRRIADGNGGSIEMHDAYAEGDTLRFEGPRNAFHLGSGESSVLFIIGGIGVTPILPMIRQAQARGLHWRAVYAGRSRAYMPLLDEVIAVDPQRVTVWADDERGRIATVTELLADAGDDTAVYVCGPGAMLEAVRVARDDHAAAPLHYERFSPPPVIDGVPFALELARSGRVLEVPADRSALAVLLDSEPTTPYSCQQGFCGTCRVTVLDGEVDRRGRTAEGEHDMLVCVSRSCGGRIVIDR; from the coding sequence GTGTCACAACCGCTCTGGGACAGTCGACCGAGCGACCTGTACGGCCGCCGGAAACGCGACCGGCTCTACACCGCATTGAGCGGGCTCGGCGCGCTGTTCGCCGGGGTGACCGCGGTGTCGCGGTGGGATCCGGCGAAGGTCACCCCGGTGCCGCGCACCCGCACCGCCGTGGTCACCCGGCGCGAGATGCTCGCCCCCGACGTGGTGGCGTTGACGGTGGCCGACCCCGACGGGGCGCTGCTGCCGGCGTGGACGCCCGGTGGCCACATCGACGTCCGGCTGCCGTCGGGCCGGCGCCGACAGTACTCGCTGTGCGGTGAGCCGGGCCGGCGCCTCGACTACCGGATCGCGGTGCGGCGCATCGCCGACGGCAACGGTGGCTCGATCGAGATGCACGACGCCTACGCCGAGGGCGATACCCTACGGTTCGAGGGGCCCCGCAACGCTTTTCACCTCGGCAGTGGGGAGTCGTCGGTGCTGTTCATCATCGGCGGCATCGGGGTCACCCCCATCCTGCCGATGATCCGCCAGGCGCAGGCGCGCGGCCTGCACTGGCGCGCGGTCTACGCCGGGCGCAGCCGCGCGTACATGCCTCTTCTCGACGAAGTGATCGCGGTGGACCCGCAGCGGGTCACCGTGTGGGCCGACGACGAACGCGGCCGCATCGCCACGGTCACCGAGCTGCTGGCCGATGCCGGCGACGACACGGCGGTCTACGTCTGCGGGCCCGGCGCGATGCTCGAGGCGGTGCGCGTCGCCCGCGACGACCACGCCGCCGCACCGCTGCACTACGAACGGTTCAGCCCGCCCCCGGTCATCGACGGGGTGCCGTTCGCGTTGGAGCTGGCCCGCTCCGGGCGGGTGCTGGAGGTCCCCGCCGACCGCTCGGCGCTGGCGGTGCTGCTCGACAGCGAGCCGACCACCCCGTACTCGTGCCAGCAGGGCTTCTGCGGCACCTGCCGGGTCACCGTGCTGGACGGTGAGGTGGACCGGCGTGGGCGCACCGCCGAAGGCGAGCACGACATGCTGGTCTGTGTGTCGCGCTCCTGCGGCGGACGCATCGTCATCGACCGCTGA
- a CDS encoding SDR family oxidoreductase translates to MIDDAPTAPPQTPPTEASQVSASDGVRLAVYRYTDIDPGRPTILAIHGYPDNHHVWDGVAAELIAAYPDRFNVAAFDVRGAGASTAPAERSAYRFGQLLDDIGAVIADLGVERVHLLGHDWGSIQAWAAVTDATLSTAIASCTSISGPHLDYAGRFLRSARTPRALADVLTQGLASGYIGLFLTPRLPEALFGSGLGQRVIAAMDRIGRSSTRTRRAPTPRTRNDYLNGLNLYRANMPAPLVSPAAALPDTTVPVQVLVPRKDIFVTPALQRFTGAVPDGGRVVPIEGGHWVITARPDVIARLTAEWVDRTVAGTTPAGPTQVRPGRRDPAGKLALVTGAGAGIGRATAVELARQGARTVLVVDRDGNAAEQTAAAVRATGAGAAVYQVDVTDDAAVGELAARVNAEHGVVDILINNAGIGMAGRFLETSPENWDTILAVNLRAVLSGSRVFAEQMVTRGEGGTIINVSSASAYLPSKAMVAYSTTKAAVLAFSESLRADLADDGITVTAVCPGFVNTNIARSTVYAGLSAEAQQRAREKADAVYRRRNYTPEATAKAIVNAVRTGPAVLPIAAESRVAYAMRRISPAAIRLLARMDIRQT, encoded by the coding sequence ATGATCGACGACGCACCCACCGCGCCGCCGCAGACCCCGCCGACCGAGGCCTCCCAGGTGAGCGCCTCCGACGGGGTCAGGTTGGCCGTCTACCGCTACACCGACATCGACCCGGGCCGCCCGACGATCCTGGCGATCCACGGCTACCCGGACAACCACCACGTCTGGGACGGGGTGGCCGCCGAGCTGATCGCCGCCTACCCGGATCGCTTCAACGTCGCCGCCTTCGACGTGCGCGGCGCCGGCGCCTCGACCGCGCCCGCCGAGCGGTCCGCCTACCGGTTCGGGCAGCTGCTGGACGACATCGGCGCGGTCATCGCCGATCTCGGCGTCGAGCGGGTGCATCTGCTCGGCCACGACTGGGGCTCGATCCAGGCCTGGGCGGCGGTCACCGACGCGACGTTGAGCACCGCGATCGCCTCCTGCACCTCGATCTCGGGGCCGCACCTGGACTATGCGGGCCGATTCTTGCGGTCGGCGCGCACCCCGCGCGCCCTCGCCGACGTGCTCACCCAGGGGCTGGCCTCCGGCTACATCGGGTTGTTTTTGACCCCGCGGTTGCCCGAGGCGCTGTTCGGCTCCGGTCTCGGGCAGCGGGTCATCGCGGCGATGGACCGGATCGGGCGCAGCAGCACCCGCACCCGCCGCGCCCCGACACCCCGCACGCGAAACGACTACCTCAACGGGCTGAACCTGTACCGGGCGAACATGCCCGCCCCGCTTGTCAGTCCGGCCGCGGCGCTGCCGGACACCACGGTGCCGGTGCAGGTTCTGGTGCCGCGCAAGGATATCTTCGTCACCCCCGCCCTGCAGCGGTTCACCGGAGCCGTCCCCGACGGCGGTCGGGTCGTGCCCATCGAGGGCGGTCACTGGGTGATCACCGCACGTCCCGACGTGATCGCCCGGCTCACCGCCGAGTGGGTCGATCGGACCGTCGCGGGCACCACCCCGGCCGGGCCGACACAGGTGCGCCCCGGGCGTCGCGACCCGGCCGGCAAACTGGCGCTGGTCACCGGCGCCGGGGCCGGAATCGGCCGGGCCACCGCGGTGGAGCTGGCCCGCCAGGGTGCGCGCACCGTCCTCGTCGTCGACCGGGACGGCAATGCAGCCGAACAGACCGCGGCCGCGGTCCGCGCCACCGGTGCCGGCGCCGCGGTCTACCAGGTCGACGTCACCGACGATGCCGCGGTCGGCGAGCTGGCCGCGCGGGTCAACGCCGAGCACGGCGTGGTCGACATCCTGATCAACAACGCCGGAATCGGCATGGCGGGAAGGTTTTTGGAGACCAGCCCGGAGAACTGGGACACGATTCTGGCGGTCAACCTGCGCGCGGTGCTCAGTGGCAGCCGGGTCTTCGCCGAGCAGATGGTCACCCGTGGGGAGGGCGGGACCATCATCAACGTCTCCAGCGCCTCGGCGTATCTTCCGTCGAAGGCGATGGTCGCCTACAGCACCACCAAGGCCGCGGTGCTGGCGTTCAGCGAGTCACTGCGCGCCGATTTGGCCGACGACGGCATCACCGTCACCGCGGTCTGCCCGGGGTTCGTCAACACCAACATCGCCAGAAGCACCGTCTACGCGGGCCTCTCGGCGGAGGCGCAGCAGCGGGCCCGCGAGAAGGCCGACGCGGTCTACCGGCGGCGCAACTACACCCCGGAGGCGACCGCGAAGGCGATCGTCAACGCGGTGCGCACCGGACCGGCGGTGCTGCCGATCGCCGCGGAATCGCGGGTCGCCTACGCGATGCGGCGGATCAGCCCGGCGGCGATCCGGCTGCTGGCGCGGATGGACATCCGCCAGACCTGA
- a CDS encoding metal-dependent hydrolase has product MLTANPREPETHIAERDMASDHEHIVLQARDVRFDWAGLPVHYVPGEPFATHFCNVLHLLLPAGEEFFVEVFKQALPLIHDDQLRLDVQGFIGQEAIHSQAHAGVVDHFNAHDIDLSPFTDQIRWLFEKLLGDRPHWSVRRQRNWLLERVALVAAIEHYTAILGEWILNTPEHDAIGTDPVMLDMLRWHGAEEVEHKAVAFDVMKHLRAGFPRQVRTQLLVTPLILLLWVRGLRFMYSVDPQLAPGTRPRWRDWFASARRGLVPAPWRFLRVIGAYYRPGFHPSQLGGVDQAVNYLAVSPAARAAH; this is encoded by the coding sequence ATGCTCACCGCGAACCCGCGCGAACCCGAGACCCACATCGCCGAACGGGACATGGCGTCGGACCACGAACACATCGTGTTGCAGGCCCGCGACGTCCGCTTCGACTGGGCCGGGCTGCCGGTGCACTACGTGCCCGGCGAACCGTTCGCCACCCACTTCTGCAACGTGCTGCACCTGCTGCTGCCGGCCGGCGAGGAGTTCTTCGTCGAGGTGTTCAAACAGGCGCTGCCGCTGATCCACGACGACCAGCTGCGCCTCGACGTGCAGGGCTTCATCGGCCAGGAGGCCATCCACTCCCAGGCACACGCCGGGGTCGTCGACCACTTCAACGCCCACGACATCGATTTGTCGCCGTTCACCGACCAGATCCGTTGGCTGTTCGAGAAGCTGCTCGGCGACCGGCCCCATTGGAGCGTGCGCCGGCAGCGCAACTGGCTGTTGGAACGGGTCGCCCTGGTCGCCGCCATCGAGCACTACACCGCGATTCTGGGTGAATGGATCCTCAACACCCCCGAACACGATGCGATCGGCACCGACCCGGTGATGCTCGACATGCTGCGGTGGCACGGCGCCGAGGAGGTCGAACACAAGGCGGTCGCCTTCGACGTGATGAAGCACCTGCGCGCCGGCTTCCCGCGGCAGGTGCGCACCCAGCTGCTGGTCACCCCGCTGATCCTGCTGCTGTGGGTGCGCGGGCTGCGGTTCATGTACTCGGTGGACCCGCAGTTGGCGCCGGGCACCCGGCCGCGCTGGCGGGACTGGTTCGCCTCCGCACGCCGCGGGCTGGTGCCGGCCCCGTGGCGGTTCCTGCGCGTGATCGGCGCCTACTACCGGCCCGGCTTCCACCCCTCCCAGCTCGGCGGCGTGGACCAGGCCGTCAACTACCTGGCCGTCTCCCCGGCGGCCCGGGCCGCCCACTAA
- a CDS encoding AMP-binding protein, which produces MTRPDGSPHGCGPHDAGDSVDAGPLAPPLLEETIGQVVARVAAATPDAEALVDVAAGRRWTYRQLAAETDRLARALMALGVQRGDRVGIWAPNCGEWVVVQYATAAIGAILVTVNPAYRTDELAFVLNQSGVETLVAATGFKRSDYAAMIAQVRPRCPQLREVIFVGQPSWAALLDGAARVPGARLRTRQAELRCRDPINIQYTSGTTGFPKGATLSHHNIVNNGFFVTELIGLGPADRLCVPVPFYHCFGMVMGNLGALSHGATVVIPTAGFDAGATLAAIDAERCTAVYGVPTMFAALLDHPVLPEADVSTLRTGIMAGAVCPAPLLTRCVSELHLQDLAIAYGMTETSPVSCQSRSGDAPERRSATVGRVHPHLQIKIVDPISGAIVKRGRPGEFCTRGYSVMLGYWGQPDATRAAIDDDGWMHSGDLAVMGEDGYCAIVGRLNDMVIRGGENLYPREIEEFLLTHPDIADVQVVGVPDDTYGEELCAWLLMKPGRPALDAPGLREFAADRLAHHKIPRYVEVADAFPMTVTGKIRKTELRRRSIALLGLADPTPVGEVSPHRARLPGTRRPGYT; this is translated from the coding sequence ATGACCCGACCCGACGGCTCCCCACACGGCTGCGGGCCCCACGATGCCGGGGACTCGGTGGATGCCGGCCCCCTCGCCCCGCCGTTGCTGGAGGAGACGATCGGGCAGGTCGTGGCGCGCGTCGCCGCGGCCACCCCCGACGCCGAGGCCCTCGTCGACGTCGCCGCGGGCCGGCGGTGGACCTATCGGCAGCTCGCCGCCGAGACCGACCGGCTGGCACGGGCGTTGATGGCGCTCGGTGTGCAGCGCGGCGACCGGGTCGGCATCTGGGCGCCCAATTGCGGTGAGTGGGTGGTGGTGCAGTACGCCACCGCCGCCATCGGCGCCATCCTGGTGACCGTCAACCCGGCCTACCGCACCGACGAATTGGCTTTTGTGCTCAACCAGTCCGGGGTGGAAACCCTGGTGGCCGCCACCGGGTTCAAACGGTCCGACTATGCGGCGATGATCGCGCAGGTGCGTCCGCGGTGCCCGCAGTTGCGGGAGGTGATCTTCGTCGGCCAGCCCAGTTGGGCGGCGCTGCTCGACGGCGCCGCGCGGGTCCCGGGGGCGCGACTGCGCACACGTCAGGCCGAGTTGCGTTGCCGCGACCCGATCAACATCCAGTACACCTCGGGCACCACCGGTTTCCCCAAGGGCGCCACCCTGTCGCACCACAACATCGTCAACAACGGGTTCTTCGTCACCGAGCTGATCGGGTTAGGACCGGCCGACCGGCTGTGCGTTCCGGTGCCGTTCTACCACTGCTTCGGCATGGTGATGGGTAACCTCGGCGCGCTGAGCCACGGGGCCACGGTGGTGATCCCGACCGCCGGGTTCGACGCCGGGGCCACCCTCGCCGCCATCGACGCCGAACGCTGCACCGCGGTCTACGGGGTGCCGACGATGTTTGCGGCGCTGCTGGATCACCCCGTCCTGCCCGAGGCCGACGTGTCGACGTTGCGCACCGGGATCATGGCCGGCGCGGTCTGTCCGGCGCCGTTGCTGACCCGCTGTGTCAGCGAACTCCACCTGCAGGACCTGGCGATCGCCTACGGGATGACCGAGACGTCGCCGGTGTCGTGCCAGAGCCGGTCCGGCGACGCCCCGGAGCGGCGCAGCGCCACCGTCGGCCGGGTCCACCCGCACCTGCAGATCAAGATCGTCGACCCGATCAGCGGTGCGATCGTGAAGCGCGGCCGGCCGGGGGAGTTCTGCACCCGGGGCTACTCGGTGATGCTGGGCTACTGGGGCCAGCCCGACGCCACCCGCGCGGCCATCGACGACGACGGGTGGATGCACTCCGGGGATCTGGCGGTGATGGGCGAGGACGGCTACTGCGCCATCGTCGGCCGGCTCAACGACATGGTGATCCGCGGCGGGGAGAACCTCTACCCACGCGAGATCGAGGAATTCCTGCTCACCCACCCCGACATCGCCGACGTCCAGGTGGTCGGTGTGCCCGACGACACCTACGGCGAGGAACTCTGCGCCTGGCTGCTGATGAAGCCGGGCCGCCCGGCGCTGGACGCGCCCGGACTGCGCGAGTTCGCCGCCGACCGGTTGGCCCACCACAAGATCCCCCGCTACGTCGAGGTCGCCGACGCGTTTCCGATGACCGTGACCGGCAAAATCCGCAAAACCGAGCTGCGCCGACGCAGCATCGCGCTGCTGGGTCTGGCCGACCCCACGCCGGTCGGGGAGGTCTCGCCGCACCGCGCGAGGCTTCCCGGAACCCGACGCCCGGGCTATACTTAA